In a genomic window of Dyadobacter fermentans DSM 18053:
- a CDS encoding NAD(P)/FAD-dependent oxidoreductase — translation MQTVDVLVIGAGPAGTVAASYLKKQGYDVTILEKEKFPRFQIGESLLPCCMEHLTEAGLREAIEPLNFQKKTGAAFMRGEKRCEFFFEDQFTKGWTWTWQVKRADFDSKLAEATREKGVDVNFECEVTAVECGPEKQIVDYKDAEGNAHRIEAKFIIDSSGYGRVLPRLFNLSKASAFTPRGAVFSHLEDKNRSEEASNNIFVHSFDNNKSWIWAIPFSDGSTSVGIVGDREKIEALAENNGEQYKEFIRNFADLNGRFKESDFKFEPRAILGYSIGVTQMSGEGFVLSGNSTEFLDPIFSSGVTFATASGLLSAKMTHKHLQGEAVNWKKDYEEVIQQGINVFRSYVTGWYSGDFQTIVFAKHIDEDIKRQICSVLAGYVWDQSNPFVKKHDTILPTLAKVIKMKEKAEETDLS, via the coding sequence ATGCAAACTGTCGATGTGCTGGTTATCGGAGCCGGCCCTGCCGGAACTGTCGCTGCTTCTTACCTGAAAAAGCAGGGCTACGACGTCACGATCCTGGAAAAAGAAAAATTCCCGCGTTTCCAGATCGGTGAAAGCCTTTTGCCGTGTTGTATGGAACATTTAACGGAAGCCGGGCTGCGGGAGGCCATCGAGCCATTGAATTTTCAGAAAAAAACAGGTGCGGCATTCATGCGTGGCGAGAAGCGGTGCGAGTTCTTTTTTGAAGATCAGTTTACCAAAGGCTGGACATGGACCTGGCAGGTGAAGCGCGCCGACTTTGACAGCAAACTGGCGGAAGCAACGCGTGAAAAAGGCGTGGATGTGAATTTTGAATGCGAAGTGACCGCGGTGGAATGTGGCCCGGAGAAACAGATTGTGGATTACAAGGATGCCGAAGGCAATGCGCATCGCATTGAAGCGAAATTTATCATCGATTCGAGCGGTTATGGCCGCGTTCTGCCCCGGCTTTTCAACCTGAGCAAAGCTTCCGCATTCACGCCGCGCGGGGCGGTTTTCTCGCATTTGGAAGACAAAAACCGTTCGGAAGAGGCCAGCAACAACATTTTTGTGCATTCGTTCGACAATAACAAATCGTGGATCTGGGCAATCCCATTCTCCGACGGCTCCACGTCCGTGGGTATTGTGGGCGACAGGGAAAAGATCGAAGCGCTGGCCGAAAACAATGGCGAACAATACAAGGAGTTCATCCGCAATTTCGCCGACCTGAACGGCCGGTTCAAAGAGTCTGATTTCAAATTCGAGCCGCGGGCGATCCTCGGGTATTCAATCGGCGTAACGCAAATGTCGGGCGAAGGTTTCGTGCTTTCGGGCAACAGCACCGAGTTTCTCGACCCTATTTTCTCATCGGGCGTGACATTCGCCACGGCCTCGGGCCTGCTTTCCGCCAAAATGACCCACAAGCATTTACAAGGTGAAGCGGTGAATTGGAAAAAGGATTACGAAGAAGTAATCCAGCAGGGTATTAATGTGTTTAGAAGCTACGTTACCGGCTGGTATTCAGGCGACTTTCAGACCATAGTTTTTGCCAAACACATCGACGAGGACATTAAGCGGCAAATCTGCTCGGTATTAGCTGGCTACGTTTGGGATCAGAGCAACCCGTTCGTCAAAAAGCACGACACCATCCTGCCCACACTCGCGAAGGTGATCAAAATGAAGGAAAAGGCGGAGGAAACCGACCTGAGCTAG
- a CDS encoding beta-ketoacyl synthase chain length factor — MYITDSACISPQRTFDDAFFEGDIKVHEGDRYIAVEPAYGQLIPAGLLRRMGKAVRMGVGAGLPLIQHADIEGIILGTANGGLEDCLKFLNQIVDYNEGTLTPTNFVQSTPNAVAGNLALMSKTTGYNTTHVHKGLAFEAALLDTMLLLEEKRGKSFLVGSIEEISDYNHNIDLLAGSFKTGNFTSENLFTLDSPGSANGEGAAMFVVAAERTDGAQAQILDVFQGNNLAENELAPAATAFLQRNHLMPADVDAIILGISGDNRSDHWYFNLQNTLFEGSNCYTYKNMVGDYPTASAFATWMGAQAIAGKRVPEVCVWAQKNTRTPKHILIYNHYKASQHGFILLGA, encoded by the coding sequence ATGTATATTACCGATTCAGCCTGCATATCGCCCCAGCGTACTTTTGACGATGCTTTTTTCGAAGGCGACATCAAGGTGCATGAGGGCGACAGGTACATTGCCGTCGAGCCCGCTTACGGTCAGCTCATTCCCGCCGGATTGCTCCGCAGAATGGGCAAGGCGGTGCGTATGGGCGTGGGAGCAGGGCTTCCATTGATCCAGCATGCCGACATTGAGGGCATTATCCTCGGTACCGCAAACGGCGGCCTGGAAGATTGCCTGAAATTCCTCAATCAGATCGTCGACTACAACGAGGGCACGCTCACGCCGACCAACTTTGTGCAAAGCACGCCCAATGCGGTGGCAGGTAACCTCGCGCTCATGAGCAAAACGACCGGCTACAACACCACGCACGTTCACAAGGGCCTGGCATTCGAAGCTGCATTGCTGGATACGATGCTATTGTTGGAGGAAAAGCGCGGCAAGTCGTTCCTGGTAGGAAGTATTGAAGAGATTTCGGATTATAACCATAATATAGACCTGCTGGCAGGCTCATTCAAAACCGGCAATTTTACATCCGAAAACCTGTTCACGCTCGATTCGCCCGGCTCGGCGAACGGTGAGGGCGCAGCAATGTTCGTTGTCGCTGCGGAACGGACGGATGGTGCGCAGGCACAAATCCTGGATGTTTTTCAAGGTAATAACCTGGCTGAAAACGAGCTTGCGCCTGCTGCAACCGCTTTTTTGCAGCGAAACCATCTGATGCCGGCGGATGTAGATGCGATCATCCTGGGAATCAGCGGCGATAACCGCAGCGACCATTGGTATTTCAACCTCCAAAACACGCTGTTCGAAGGTAGTAACTGCTATACTTATAAAAATATGGTCGGCGATTACCCCACCGCCTCCGCATTTGCGACCTGGATGGGCGCGCAGGCGATTGCAGGCAAGCGTGTGCCGGAGGTGTGCGTGTGGGCGCAAAAAAATACCCGTACTCCGAAGCATATCCTGATTTACAATCATTACAAAGCTTCGCAGCACGGGTTTATATTACTGGGCGCCTGA
- a CDS encoding glycerol-3-phosphate dehydrogenase/oxidase translates to MNRTTSLARLQNEMFDIVIIGAGASGAGCALDAVLRGYKVALIDKKDFASETSSRSTKLIHGGVRYLEQAFKKLDFAQLKQVRHGLEERHIVLKNAPHLARPLALMTPVSSWFEGLYFKIGLSLYDTFATNDTLPKSKWLNKKEVLEKIPTLDRQKLHSGVLYYDGQLDDARYCLALAQSASENGAAVANYVQVTGFGKDENGKLNAVNATDALNGDALTIRAKLVINCTGPFSDHVRLMANAALSERLRPSKGVHLSLPYSTLNSEYAMLIPKTSDGRVVFAIPFEGATMIGTTDTECDEIAREPTLNHKEREYLAATLNPYLAKPIDPAQIRAGFGGLRPLLATDPTKSTKSLVRDHEVEIDEQSGLISLLGGKWTTYRLMAKDTLDEADKVLGQSRECKTADYILAGGENYGAGSWQDLNAQFGLAADIARHLVSKYGSRAHQVASLVQEDAQLAERLSPAYPYIRAEVVFTVRNEMVVTPRDFLARRIRLEITDWDETLNSLPVVADLMAHELGWTEAEKTRYADAYASEIGQFMADAR, encoded by the coding sequence ATGAACCGCACCACATCACTTGCCAGGTTACAAAATGAAATGTTCGATATCGTCATCATCGGAGCAGGTGCCAGCGGGGCCGGGTGTGCCCTGGATGCGGTTCTGAGGGGATATAAGGTGGCGTTGATCGACAAAAAGGACTTTGCTTCGGAAACTTCCTCCCGCTCCACCAAGCTCATTCACGGGGGCGTCCGCTACCTCGAACAGGCATTCAAGAAACTCGATTTCGCACAGCTCAAACAGGTTCGGCACGGATTGGAAGAACGGCACATTGTGTTGAAAAATGCGCCGCACCTCGCCCGGCCGCTCGCATTGATGACGCCCGTCAGTTCGTGGTTCGAAGGTTTGTATTTTAAAATAGGACTGTCGCTGTACGACACGTTCGCTACCAACGACACACTCCCGAAAAGCAAGTGGCTCAATAAGAAAGAAGTACTGGAAAAAATTCCGACGCTCGACCGCCAAAAGCTGCACAGCGGTGTGCTTTACTATGACGGACAGCTGGATGATGCCCGCTACTGCCTCGCATTGGCACAATCGGCCTCGGAGAATGGTGCTGCGGTAGCGAATTATGTGCAGGTCACCGGTTTTGGTAAAGACGAAAACGGTAAACTCAATGCCGTGAACGCGACGGACGCACTCAACGGCGACGCGCTGACCATCCGCGCGAAACTGGTGATCAACTGCACCGGCCCGTTTTCAGACCACGTCAGGCTGATGGCCAATGCCGCGTTGAGTGAGCGCCTGCGGCCCAGCAAAGGCGTCCATTTATCATTGCCCTACAGTACATTAAACAGCGAATACGCGATGCTGATCCCGAAAACCTCGGACGGCCGCGTCGTGTTTGCGATACCGTTCGAAGGTGCGACGATGATCGGCACCACTGATACCGAATGCGATGAGATTGCCCGCGAGCCGACGCTCAACCACAAGGAACGCGAATACCTCGCCGCTACATTGAATCCTTACCTGGCCAAACCCATCGACCCGGCGCAGATCAGGGCGGGCTTCGGCGGATTGCGGCCGCTGCTGGCGACCGATCCGACGAAATCGACCAAGAGCCTCGTGCGTGACCATGAGGTGGAAATCGATGAACAATCGGGGCTTATCAGTTTGCTGGGCGGCAAATGGACAACCTACCGCCTCATGGCAAAAGATACCCTCGACGAGGCCGATAAAGTGCTGGGCCAAAGCCGTGAATGCAAGACAGCCGACTACATTCTGGCCGGCGGTGAAAACTATGGCGCGGGCAGCTGGCAGGACCTGAATGCGCAATTTGGACTGGCCGCGGACATTGCCCGGCACCTGGTGTCGAAATACGGCTCGCGTGCGCACCAGGTGGCGTCGCTTGTGCAGGAGGATGCGCAGCTCGCCGAAAGACTCAGCCCGGCTTATCCCTATATTCGTGCGGAGGTGGTATTTACCGTCCGGAATGAGATGGTGGTGACCCCCCGCGACTTCCTCGCCCGCCGCATCCGCCTCGAAATTACCGACTGGGACGAAACCTTAAACTCCCTGCCCGTTGTTGCTGATCTGATGGCGCACGAACTGGGTTGGACCGAAGCGGAAAAGACAAGGTATGCCGACGCGTACGCCAGCGAAATCGGGCAGTTCATGGCCGACGCCCGATAA
- the lysM gene encoding peptidoglycan-binding protein LysM, with protein MGLISFIKGVGEKVFGKDTPAAAPTPEAEPLRASALLAHVKSLGLAYNNLTVRTSGDTVTLDGEVAKQEDAEKIALAVGNVEGVEVVDNRLKVATPEPEATYHTVVKGDTLSKIAQTVYGDMMKYPIIFEANKPMLKDPDLIYPGQVLRIPGLK; from the coding sequence ATGGGCTTAATTTCTTTTATCAAAGGTGTCGGAGAAAAAGTTTTCGGCAAGGATACCCCTGCGGCTGCCCCCACCCCGGAAGCGGAACCATTGCGCGCCAGCGCGCTGCTCGCGCACGTGAAGTCACTCGGGCTTGCTTATAACAACCTCACCGTAAGAACATCGGGCGACACCGTTACCCTCGACGGCGAGGTGGCCAAACAGGAAGACGCCGAAAAAATAGCATTGGCCGTCGGCAATGTGGAAGGCGTGGAAGTGGTGGACAACCGCCTGAAAGTAGCCACTCCCGAACCGGAAGCAACCTATCACACCGTTGTGAAAGGCGACACACTTTCCAAAATCGCCCAGACCGTCTACGGCGACATGATGAAATACCCCATCATTTTCGAGGCAAACAAACCCATGCTGAAAGACCCCGACCTGATTTATCCGGGGCAGGTGTTGCGGATTCCGGGGTTGAAATAG
- the rplI gene encoding 50S ribosomal protein L9, with protein sequence MEIILLTDIAGVGYKNDIVTVKAGYGRNYLIPQGFALLANESNRKIVAENVRQAAHKAEKLKKDAEDIATAIGDLTIDIKTVVGESGRIFGRVTNTQVADSLKAKGFDIDRKKITVDDVKSIGTYSALIDLHKEVKHKVTLNVVAAED encoded by the coding sequence ATGGAAATCATACTTTTAACGGATATTGCTGGGGTAGGTTACAAGAACGATATCGTGACTGTGAAAGCAGGTTACGGTCGTAACTACCTCATCCCGCAAGGTTTTGCGTTGCTCGCCAACGAGTCTAACCGCAAAATCGTTGCTGAAAACGTGCGTCAGGCAGCGCACAAAGCTGAAAAGCTGAAAAAGGACGCAGAAGATATCGCAACGGCGATCGGCGACCTGACTATCGATATCAAAACTGTGGTAGGTGAAAGCGGTCGTATCTTCGGACGTGTAACCAACACGCAAGTGGCTGACAGCCTGAAAGCAAAAGGCTTCGATATCGACCGCAAGAAAATCACTGTGGACGACGTAAAATCAATCGGTACTTACTCCGCGTTGATCGACCTTCACAAAGAAGTGAAACACAAAGTTACCCTGAATGTAGTTGCAGCGGAAGACTAG
- the rpsR gene encoding 30S ribosomal protein S18 — protein MSLVNEPVEKNINRKKYCRFKKAGIKYIDYKNPDFLLKLVNEQGKILPRRLTGTSLKYQRKVSQAIKRARHLALLPFVADQLK, from the coding sequence ATGTCACTCGTAAACGAGCCGGTTGAAAAAAACATTAACCGCAAAAAATACTGCCGTTTCAAAAAAGCAGGCATCAAATACATCGATTACAAGAACCCGGATTTCCTCCTGAAACTTGTAAACGAGCAAGGTAAAATCCTTCCGCGCCGCCTTACCGGTACCAGCCTGAAATATCAGCGCAAAGTATCACAGGCCATCAAAAGAGCGCGTCACCTGGCCCTGTTGCCGTTTGTTGCTGACCAATTGAAATAA
- the rpsF gene encoding 30S ribosomal protein S6: protein MSKQYETVFILTPILSEAQAKDAVEKFTTIITSNGAQIVHEENWGLRKLAYPIQKKNSGFYHVVEYTANEGNVVDVLETEFRRDERVLRFMTIALDKHSIAYNEKKRKGLVGKKKEEATESKTENA, encoded by the coding sequence ATGTCTAAGCAATATGAAACGGTGTTCATTCTAACTCCCATTTTGTCTGAGGCCCAGGCAAAGGACGCCGTTGAAAAATTCACGACAATCATCACCTCAAACGGTGCGCAGATTGTACATGAAGAAAACTGGGGATTGCGTAAGCTGGCCTACCCCATCCAAAAGAAAAACTCAGGTTTCTATCACGTAGTAGAATATACTGCGAACGAAGGAAACGTGGTGGATGTTTTGGAAACCGAATTCCGTCGTGACGAGCGCGTTTTGCGTTTTATGACTATCGCCCTGGATAAGCATTCAATTGCTTACAACGAGAAAAAACGTAAGGGTCTGGTAGGCAAGAAGAAAGAAGAAGCAACTGAGTCAAAAACCGAAAACGCATAA
- a CDS encoding YggS family pyridoxal phosphate-dependent enzyme, which translates to MPSIADNLAQIEQALRKETRLVAVTKTKPTTLLMEAYEAGARLFGENKVQEMVAKYEELPKDIEWHMIGHLQTNKVKYMAPFVSLVHSVDSFKLLKEINKEARKNDRIIDCLLQIYIAREETKFGLSEDEALALITSPELATLANVRIAGLMGMASNTDDQEAVRSEFRGLKSTFEAFKNHENAQVTMRELSMGMSGDYLIAMEEGSTLVRVGSAIFGSR; encoded by the coding sequence ATGCCGTCCATAGCCGACAATCTGGCCCAGATCGAACAAGCATTACGTAAGGAAACACGTCTCGTAGCGGTTACAAAAACCAAGCCAACCACATTGCTGATGGAGGCCTACGAGGCCGGGGCGAGGCTTTTCGGGGAAAACAAGGTGCAGGAGATGGTGGCTAAATACGAGGAACTGCCCAAGGACATCGAGTGGCACATGATTGGGCATTTGCAGACCAACAAGGTCAAATACATGGCGCCGTTTGTAAGCCTGGTGCATTCGGTGGATAGTTTCAAACTGCTTAAAGAAATCAATAAGGAAGCGCGCAAGAACGACCGCATTATCGACTGCCTTCTGCAAATCTATATTGCCCGCGAGGAAACCAAATTCGGCCTTTCGGAAGACGAAGCCCTTGCGCTCATCACCTCCCCGGAGCTTGCCACGCTGGCAAATGTTCGCATCGCAGGGCTGATGGGCATGGCTTCCAATACCGACGACCAGGAAGCAGTGAGAAGTGAGTTCCGCGGGCTGAAAAGCACTTTCGAAGCGTTCAAAAACCATGAAAACGCACAGGTAACGATGCGCGAACTTTCCATGGGGATGAGCGGCGACTACCTCATCGCGATGGAAGAAGGCAGCACGCTGGTACGCGTGGGAAGCGCCATTTTCGGCTCACGATAG
- a CDS encoding ADP-heptose--LPS heptosyltransferase has translation MTIERFIQLWTHRYHKYTHIATAHLKGRQARAHFQGVKRGLKKGQELIAIIRTEHFGDIVAAEPISRYVRQQHPDAHIVWFAKPGFAELVSHNPNVDEVFREICVTERRVLLEGKVFDKVFELQFRNNNHCPKCQVFTENPVALERDINVFNYFDYGNLLEVFAQTGGLIPPKTAFPADDQPRLYLQPSHQAKVDGLDLPGKYIVMHCRSNYEPKDWPADRWNQLVHWLAEKYDYQLVEIGLESNLNVKTPAYRNLCGQLSILETAEVIRRASFFIGLDSGPSHLGNATGTFGIILMGALNNFLNYNPYSGKYGRQENALLVRKAGLPCAQLPFEFVQEQVRSVLEKSADNARTVLS, from the coding sequence ATGACGATAGAACGCTTCATTCAGCTGTGGACGCACCGCTACCATAAATACACACACATTGCCACGGCGCATTTAAAAGGCCGCCAGGCCAGGGCGCATTTCCAGGGCGTAAAACGTGGACTGAAAAAGGGGCAGGAGCTGATCGCGATCATTCGTACGGAGCATTTCGGGGATATCGTGGCCGCCGAGCCGATCTCGCGTTATGTGCGCCAGCAGCATCCCGATGCGCATATCGTATGGTTCGCGAAACCCGGCTTTGCCGAGCTGGTGAGCCATAACCCGAATGTGGATGAGGTTTTCAGGGAGATTTGCGTTACCGAACGGCGGGTTCTGCTGGAAGGCAAAGTGTTCGATAAGGTGTTTGAACTGCAATTCAGGAACAACAATCATTGTCCCAAATGCCAGGTTTTTACCGAAAATCCCGTTGCGTTAGAGCGGGATATTAATGTGTTCAACTACTTCGATTATGGGAATCTGCTGGAAGTTTTCGCGCAGACAGGCGGGCTGATTCCCCCGAAAACGGCGTTTCCGGCCGACGATCAGCCGCGATTGTATTTGCAGCCGTCGCATCAAGCGAAAGTCGACGGCCTTGATTTACCCGGAAAATACATTGTCATGCATTGCCGCTCGAATTACGAGCCCAAAGACTGGCCGGCCGATCGCTGGAACCAGCTGGTGCATTGGTTGGCGGAAAAGTATGATTACCAGCTCGTTGAAATCGGTTTGGAGAGTAATTTAAATGTAAAAACACCCGCATACCGCAACTTGTGCGGCCAGCTGAGTATCCTCGAAACGGCAGAAGTGATCCGCCGGGCGTCGTTTTTCATCGGGCTGGACAGCGGGCCTTCGCATTTGGGCAATGCCACCGGCACATTCGGCATTATATTGATGGGAGCGCTCAATAACTTCCTGAATTACAATCCGTATTCGGGCAAATATGGCCGGCAGGAGAATGCGTTGCTGGTGCGCAAGGCGGGCTTGCCGTGTGCGCAGCTCCCGTTCGAATTTGTGCAGGAACAAGTGCGATCGGTGCTCGAAAAGAGTGCCGACAATGCGCGTACAGTGCTATCGTGA
- a CDS encoding DUF423 domain-containing protein has translation MKFMIQAGGILGALAVSLGAFGAHALKGMLEASGRTETFETAVKYQFYHALAMVLVGILMQRAGEDAVRMLGWAGNAFAIGVIIFSGSLYAICFTGITKFGATAPIGGVALIVGWVLLILAAGKF, from the coding sequence ATGAAATTCATGATACAGGCCGGCGGTATCCTGGGCGCCCTCGCCGTTTCGCTCGGCGCATTCGGTGCACACGCATTAAAAGGAATGCTGGAAGCTTCGGGCCGCACCGAAACATTTGAAACGGCTGTAAAATACCAGTTCTACCACGCCCTCGCGATGGTACTCGTAGGCATCCTCATGCAGCGCGCCGGCGAAGACGCGGTACGCATGCTCGGCTGGGCAGGCAACGCATTCGCCATCGGTGTAATCATTTTTTCGGGATCCCTATACGCGATCTGCTTCACCGGCATTACCAAATTCGGCGCGACGGCACCGATCGGTGGAGTGGCATTGATAGTTGGCTGGGTGTTGCTGATTTTGGCGGCGGGGAAATTTTAA
- the rodA gene encoding rod shape-determining protein RodA, whose amino-acid sequence MAESKPITKNVDWMVVLIYIACLAIGWLNIYAAVYNPEAHTSMFDLSNNAGKQLMWIGTAALLIICILVIDYKFYETFSFVIYAVVIFLLVVVLFAGSNINGSRSWIKLGSFSLQPAEFSKLAISLAISKYLSDPAISLTRKLKDYYPIMGIIALPAFLILLSNETGSMLVFASFAIVLYREGMPGIIPAIGMIGAALLIITLLFVKWYIAGAIIVIAGLVIWLMPVMTRRRGGLWATIIIAVGMIGIVFGVDFFMNNVLQKHQRGRIMVLLDPDSDPRGIGWNVIQSKIAIGSGGVAGKGFLQGTQTKFDFVPEQSTDFIFCTVGEEHGFIGTAVVVFLFVALISRLVVLAERQRSRFARVYGYCVAGIIFFHFLVNVGMTIGLMPVIGIPLPFFSYGGSSLWSFSVLLFIFLKIDAQRPFTLSRG is encoded by the coding sequence ATGGCTGAAAGCAAGCCGATTACCAAGAACGTCGACTGGATGGTGGTGTTGATTTACATCGCTTGTCTGGCCATTGGCTGGCTGAACATCTACGCGGCGGTGTACAATCCGGAGGCGCACACGAGCATGTTCGATCTTTCGAATAATGCAGGAAAGCAGTTGATGTGGATCGGAACGGCCGCATTGCTGATCATCTGTATCCTGGTGATCGACTATAAATTTTATGAAACGTTCTCGTTTGTGATTTATGCCGTCGTGATATTCCTGCTGGTGGTCGTGCTTTTTGCGGGGTCTAATATCAACGGATCGCGTTCGTGGATCAAACTGGGCAGTTTTTCGCTTCAACCGGCCGAATTTTCGAAACTGGCCATAAGCCTGGCTATTTCCAAATACCTGAGCGACCCGGCGATCAGTCTGACGCGTAAACTGAAAGATTACTACCCGATCATGGGGATCATCGCGCTGCCTGCATTTCTGATCCTTCTGTCGAATGAAACGGGTTCTATGCTTGTATTTGCCTCCTTTGCGATCGTCCTTTACCGCGAGGGAATGCCCGGCATTATTCCGGCCATCGGCATGATCGGCGCTGCATTGCTGATTATCACATTGCTTTTTGTAAAATGGTATATCGCCGGGGCAATCATCGTGATCGCGGGGCTGGTGATATGGCTCATGCCGGTCATGACGCGTCGCCGCGGCGGGCTTTGGGCCACGATTATCATTGCAGTCGGGATGATCGGGATCGTGTTCGGGGTGGATTTCTTTATGAATAATGTACTTCAAAAACACCAGCGCGGCCGGATTATGGTCCTTCTCGACCCCGATTCCGACCCGCGGGGCATCGGCTGGAACGTAATCCAGTCCAAGATCGCGATCGGTTCCGGCGGCGTGGCCGGCAAGGGCTTTTTACAGGGAACCCAAACCAAATTCGATTTTGTACCCGAGCAAAGCACCGACTTTATATTTTGTACGGTAGGAGAGGAGCACGGCTTCATCGGAACCGCCGTGGTAGTTTTCCTTTTTGTAGCATTGATATCCCGCCTGGTAGTGCTCGCCGAGCGACAGCGCAGCCGCTTCGCCCGCGTGTACGGCTACTGTGTGGCGGGGATAATTTTCTTCCACTTCCTGGTCAATGTCGGCATGACCATCGGTCTCATGCCCGTGATCGGCATCCCGTTACCGTTTTTCAGCTACGGAGGCTCATCGCTATGGTCATTTTCAGTACTCCTGTTCATTTTCCTAAAAATCGACGCGCAAAGGCCGTTCACGCTGTCGCGGGGGTAA